Proteins found in one Synechococcus sp. LA31 genomic segment:
- a CDS encoding peptidase domain-containing ABC transporter has translation MRALAQQLGCDQRRFPAGSVLQTSGSSPEVLLVVEGHCRLLDPDRWFGSHTVLRPESPYLCGALTLLNSDLGEELMASTDCEAIVLGTLPLDPKLEEAVLDHLRSGLSPSELPLIQKYIQGYGINVPADQQTPEIYLRRWQLLPTGNPPPESHLKGPLIYADRSKKGFHYGQLITAEALRCFLGDDNPRVLIWSDAEQLTKQHSRHAIKPQPLDRREAPASRPLQTGALDEHLPSLTQQVRQLGFRPVGGGTAAECHTAVLTMLAQFYGLPMRRDNLRKAGHFLAASEQNLSLEKLVSVVDQFGLAGRIVAFRAGDASRIPTPAVILDPQGNPSLIVEANGSGLLILNPSTKIKRLNSDALSQQYGLDLTAVTISAGRHTPQQRFGLSWVLPFLSRYKVGLVEVFISSFLAQLFALATPLLFQQIIDRVIGQGSVNALGGFAVVMVLLMVLELIFGNLRTFQFMEISNRVDISLGSAIISRLLRLNIRYFEKHPVGELASRLNELDKIRSFLTGTALTVVLDALFAMLYFGVMFFYSPILAGIILGSIPLLLLVILGLTPITQRLIRQRAEAYSRTQSYMVEVLNGIQTVKVQNSELSTRRNWEDRHLDGINKGFRSVLANTASSNALQLINKSSNILVITVGAWLVLDNQLTLGGLIAFRIISGYVTQPILRLAGTWQNFQEVSLAVERLGDVVNQPLETEDIEDTNISMPPIEGTIRFDQVSFSYGATSSAQLSGVSLTIPKGSFTGLVGQSGCGKSTLLKLIPRLYEPSRGKVLIDDLDVSKVELYSLRRQLGFIPQDCLLFEGSIYSNIAVADPEAATDQVVEAARLACAHDFIMGLPYGYSTPVGEKGAGLSGGQRQRIALARMLLQNPNLMILDEATSALDVDTEQQVVRNLRSHAKGRTLLMITHRLSTLIHADQIVLMHNSRIDSVGSHDELMAQSGRYYALYQQQFGG, from the coding sequence TTGCGCGCTCTAGCACAACAACTGGGTTGTGACCAACGCCGATTCCCCGCAGGATCGGTCTTGCAGACCAGTGGCTCAAGTCCCGAAGTGCTGCTGGTGGTGGAAGGGCATTGCCGGCTGCTGGATCCCGATCGCTGGTTCGGCAGCCACACCGTGCTGCGACCGGAGAGTCCCTATCTCTGCGGTGCCCTGACCCTGCTGAATAGCGACCTGGGGGAAGAGCTGATGGCCTCCACAGACTGCGAAGCCATCGTGCTCGGCACGCTGCCCTTGGATCCAAAACTGGAGGAAGCAGTTCTAGATCATTTACGCAGCGGCCTATCCCCGAGTGAACTACCGCTCATCCAGAAATACATCCAGGGCTACGGGATCAACGTACCTGCGGATCAGCAAACTCCTGAGATCTATCTGCGGCGCTGGCAGCTGCTACCAACAGGAAATCCTCCACCCGAAAGCCATCTGAAAGGACCATTGATCTATGCCGATCGCTCCAAGAAAGGGTTTCATTACGGACAACTGATCACCGCGGAAGCGCTGCGCTGCTTCCTGGGTGACGACAATCCGCGCGTGCTGATCTGGAGCGATGCTGAACAACTCACCAAACAGCACTCCCGACACGCCATCAAGCCACAACCGCTTGATCGAAGAGAGGCCCCGGCCAGCAGGCCGCTCCAGACCGGAGCACTAGATGAACATCTACCCAGCCTGACCCAGCAGGTCCGACAACTAGGGTTTCGCCCCGTGGGAGGAGGCACCGCGGCAGAGTGCCATACCGCTGTCCTCACAATGCTGGCCCAGTTCTATGGGCTGCCGATGCGGCGAGACAATCTGCGCAAAGCCGGTCATTTTCTCGCCGCCAGCGAACAGAACCTCAGCCTTGAAAAGCTGGTGAGTGTTGTGGATCAATTCGGGCTGGCCGGGCGCATCGTGGCGTTTCGCGCTGGCGATGCCAGCCGCATTCCCACGCCTGCGGTGATCCTTGATCCCCAGGGAAATCCAAGCCTGATTGTTGAAGCCAATGGATCAGGCCTGTTGATTCTTAACCCAAGCACCAAGATTAAGCGCCTCAACAGTGATGCCCTGAGCCAGCAGTACGGGTTGGATCTGACGGCTGTAACCATCAGCGCGGGCCGGCATACGCCACAGCAGCGCTTTGGCCTGAGTTGGGTGCTGCCCTTCCTGAGCCGCTACAAGGTGGGATTGGTGGAGGTATTCATCTCCAGCTTTCTGGCGCAATTGTTTGCTCTGGCGACACCACTGCTGTTTCAACAGATCATCGACCGCGTGATCGGCCAGGGTTCGGTAAATGCCCTCGGCGGCTTTGCTGTTGTGATGGTGTTACTGATGGTTCTGGAACTGATCTTCGGCAATCTGCGCACCTTCCAGTTCATGGAGATCTCCAACAGGGTGGATATCAGCCTGGGCTCAGCAATCATCTCTCGCCTACTGAGACTGAATATTCGTTATTTCGAAAAGCATCCTGTGGGCGAGCTGGCCAGCCGGCTCAATGAACTCGACAAGATCCGCAGCTTCCTCACCGGCACAGCACTCACGGTGGTGCTTGATGCGCTGTTTGCGATGCTCTACTTCGGCGTGATGTTTTTCTACTCGCCGATTCTTGCCGGCATCATCCTTGGCAGCATTCCACTACTGCTACTGGTGATCCTTGGCCTGACACCGATCACCCAGCGCCTGATCCGGCAGCGCGCTGAGGCGTACTCAAGAACCCAGTCCTACATGGTGGAAGTGCTGAACGGCATCCAGACCGTGAAGGTGCAGAACAGTGAGCTGAGCACAAGGCGGAACTGGGAAGACAGGCACCTCGATGGCATCAACAAGGGATTTCGGTCGGTTCTAGCCAATACGGCCAGCTCCAACGCCCTACAACTAATCAATAAAAGCAGCAACATTTTGGTGATCACGGTGGGGGCATGGCTGGTGCTGGATAACCAGCTGACACTGGGCGGTTTGATCGCGTTCCGAATCATCAGCGGCTATGTGACCCAACCGATCCTGCGCCTGGCCGGCACCTGGCAGAACTTCCAGGAGGTCTCTCTAGCCGTGGAACGACTTGGGGATGTGGTGAACCAACCGCTGGAAACCGAGGACATCGAAGACACCAACATCAGCATGCCCCCGATCGAAGGCACGATTCGCTTTGATCAGGTGAGCTTCAGCTACGGGGCCACCAGTTCCGCACAGCTATCGGGGGTGAGCTTGACGATCCCCAAGGGCAGCTTCACCGGCCTGGTAGGGCAGAGCGGCTGTGGCAAGAGCACCCTGCTCAAGTTGATTCCCAGGCTGTATGAACCGAGTCGGGGGAAGGTGCTGATTGATGACCTGGATGTGAGCAAGGTGGAGCTTTATTCCCTACGCAGGCAGCTGGGCTTTATTCCTCAGGACTGCCTGCTGTTCGAAGGCTCCATCTACTCCAACATCGCCGTAGCCGATCCGGAAGCCGCAACGGATCAGGTGGTAGAAGCGGCGCGCCTGGCCTGTGCCCACGATTTCATCATGGGCCTTCCCTATGGCTACAGCACACCGGTAGGGGAGAAGGGAGCAGGCCTATCCGGCGGACAACGGCAGCGGATTGCCCTGGCGCGGATGCTGCTGCAAAACCCCAATCTGATGATTCTGGATGAAGCCACCAGTGCCCTGGATGTGGATACAGAACAGCAGGTCGTGAGGAACCTTCGGAGCCATGCCAAAGGCCGAACCTTACTGATGATCACCCACCGACTCTCCACCTTGATTCACGCCGATCAGATTGTCCTGATGCACAACAGCCGAATCGACTCCGTAGGAAGTCATGACGAGTTAATGGCCCAATCAGGTCGCTACTACGCCCTCTACCAACAACAGTTTGGAGGCTAA
- a CDS encoding peptidylprolyl isomerase: MSTAMTTATPTAITSTTEQSNQGAESVFTALQDASNLELIALLFRFGLVEPFLRQLKERAVVFEHNNLSDPNQVAEPAMKEYCSKHGLSNEQERQQWCLKHGMSQADLLSEAIHDWRRTELREQSSSNIESLYLRYKDNLDRVLYSLIRVDDPGLCRELFYAIEAGEISFGEAARLHSRGPEAKTQGIVGPVDLTTPHPEIAGRLRTAQAGQLIGPFEAAEWHTLLRLEYRFDSVYDAHTQNFLEEMNFKSRICGDLKTELQQLSSWLQGQFRDATHNGECRCLARSSTTTGL, encoded by the coding sequence ATGAGCACTGCCATGACTACTGCTACACCCACTGCAATCACCAGCACAACAGAACAGTCGAATCAGGGAGCTGAATCAGTTTTCACAGCGCTTCAGGATGCCAGCAATCTAGAGCTGATTGCACTGCTATTTCGCTTCGGTTTAGTGGAACCTTTCCTAAGGCAACTGAAAGAACGAGCCGTGGTCTTTGAACACAACAACCTGTCCGATCCCAATCAGGTTGCCGAGCCTGCCATGAAAGAATATTGCAGCAAACATGGGCTCAGCAACGAGCAAGAGCGGCAACAATGGTGCCTGAAGCACGGCATGAGCCAGGCCGACCTCTTGTCAGAAGCCATTCATGACTGGCGCCGCACAGAACTGCGCGAGCAATCCAGCAGCAATATCGAATCACTTTACCTACGCTACAAGGATAATCTGGACAGGGTGCTATACAGCTTGATTCGCGTGGATGATCCGGGTCTCTGCCGCGAACTGTTCTATGCCATTGAAGCCGGCGAGATCAGCTTCGGTGAAGCGGCACGTCTCCATTCACGGGGACCGGAAGCAAAAACCCAGGGCATTGTCGGCCCTGTCGACTTGACCACCCCCCATCCGGAGATCGCCGGCCGGTTGCGCACGGCTCAGGCCGGCCAGTTGATCGGCCCGTTTGAAGCCGCTGAGTGGCACACGCTGCTGCGCTTGGAGTACCGGTTCGACAGCGTATACGACGCACATACGCAAAACTTTCTCGAGGAAATGAATTTCAAGTCGAGGATCTGCGGCGATCTCAAGACCGAACTGCAACAGCTCTCGAGCTGGTTGCAGGGTCAATTCCGTGATGCAACTCACAACGGCGAATGCAGATGCCTTGCGCGCTCTAGCACAACAACTGGGTTGTGA
- a CDS encoding HlyD family secretion protein, which produces MLTPPPRWSRTLIWSLGLGSLALLSWSCLSRIEETSNLPGQLETIRAEASIKSPDAAVVERVNAVQHQMVKRGQVLFTLSRADLQPRLESIPLKLELLKQKGQRDDLAFAIRLSQAKARIQLNTGLVARLRNLVQQGSAQEVQLLDKENELFQSKAEREALLEEKAKLDLQRRIEINDLSMQLRELRERSAQFDVVSPIGGSLQQLAIQVTGQRVDQGEVLAKVVPSDGLIASVQVSSKLAAPIRQGKKAEITVDAFPANEHGTLRGVVESLSPTTSALDSKGQAQAYIARIRINKSGIPEHYPAESLRSGMGVTARVVLHEKPVIAVVFDFLEDIFKPMAERR; this is translated from the coding sequence TTGCTCACACCTCCCCCGCGCTGGAGCCGCACTCTGATCTGGTCCCTGGGCCTGGGTTCTCTGGCTTTGCTCAGCTGGTCATGCCTCAGCCGCATTGAAGAAACCAGCAATCTGCCTGGACAGCTCGAGACGATCCGTGCGGAGGCCAGCATCAAAAGTCCCGATGCAGCCGTTGTGGAGCGGGTGAATGCCGTGCAACACCAAATGGTGAAACGGGGCCAGGTTCTATTCACCCTCAGCCGTGCTGATCTTCAGCCACGACTGGAGAGCATTCCCCTCAAGCTTGAACTCCTCAAGCAAAAGGGCCAACGCGATGACCTCGCCTTTGCCATCCGCCTCAGTCAGGCCAAGGCACGTATCCAGCTGAACACCGGCCTGGTGGCCAGGCTGCGCAACCTGGTGCAGCAAGGTTCCGCTCAGGAGGTGCAATTACTCGATAAGGAAAACGAGCTTTTTCAGAGCAAAGCCGAGCGTGAGGCCCTGCTGGAAGAGAAAGCCAAGTTGGATCTGCAGCGCAGGATCGAGATTAACGATCTGAGCATGCAACTCCGCGAATTGCGCGAGCGCTCTGCACAATTTGATGTGGTATCACCCATTGGAGGATCGCTGCAGCAACTGGCGATTCAGGTGACCGGTCAACGGGTAGACCAAGGTGAAGTACTCGCGAAAGTGGTGCCCAGTGATGGCCTGATTGCCTCGGTGCAGGTGTCATCAAAATTGGCGGCACCCATCCGCCAGGGCAAAAAAGCGGAGATCACCGTGGATGCCTTCCCGGCCAATGAGCACGGCACCCTTCGAGGTGTCGTGGAATCGCTATCTCCCACCACATCTGCGTTGGACAGCAAGGGGCAGGCACAGGCCTACATCGCCCGCATCCGCATTAACAAAAGCGGTATTCCCGAGCATTACCCGGCGGAGTCTCTGAGATCTGGTATGGGCGTTACCGCCC
- a CDS encoding putative Ig domain-containing protein has product MALTSDPLQTESNFSASVDLQEPLTSPLSEPIETASDVMNTLGVLDSTPPVRSPEQFDQLDTAIAALGGEITTTTVPDQLTGPTEVSTPPLLQSAIGQDAFLTYQPLALQQRLVLEDRPFSLELQSLLPQAQNVEQLQILNQADGQPIDWLTYEWRLPDATLAEKVVIEGLFQDPLGDGMQLDVVVTDTRHDGLGLIGLELDLLWKSDAVELERVNLTPSLPLFRDTGTLDAAAGSLSGLVAASLPSSGNGEILGDNWRESFAQLNYRLLGNGTEGPDLTIIPRNYPARGNTTLSAEQIVVVDSQSRPIPVLFGLAQQAQVGEHRLVLQAIDNAGQAWQQTVVLNVLNVNDAPTAIAMEAFEILEDEAFTISLADAFQDDDVSVGDSLRYQLSNGSPDWLVLDERSGLLSGQPGNGEVGSWQIGVEARDQSEATTEQTVKLVVINTNDAPLWNGQPLPEIWVRQDRPFEIRLPEQSFSDVDAGDQLRYSLDLQDAQQLASILTIDAGSGTISGLLPANETGVLNLQLVATDLAGASASAPLRLRVVDHDFNRSPYRIGPELEQITLQEGETFQLEISNLFQDDDIPIGDRLRFEVDAPNWLQFDPQRNSLIGSADNDAVGRHAIRLQAIDRAGSLAEKRFLLQVENNNQAPFRLDGAFDERPILVSSDLWLDARDLFGDLDLIHGDELSFSLQTNRKSNLGFDPGTGELRFSPDESDKGLHRLFLTATDRSGASSLYQLNLDVITAEQGGDMEPTYSEDNLLNIQSNLYLSASGESIRPEQLGSLPAGSQLSMRVELTDQRQNSLNPGVIGLDLDLRWTGLELKQPADRPLEESISEVFPLFRQVDRSRLDENRLRFSAASLPALGLGEALGDQRAETFVVLDFELTDPTAPIRLDLMLNQETAGGLGLALADGSGGGGQLEIKSLSSQTLIDRLIRQGENRAKNIRLRDLIAMLSNNVRASSSFSAIATTSPIREANPKPNLAPLVIGTIGSTRLKEKSIISLDLSELFDDPDTTPSRGSTLSYNLKVRGESPIQTELLSQLLRIDQSTETPRLLLKTPGLLEILSGNVEIIASDGQLSTSQSFDLELIPSAEMVSINASPPRRYDTQGESVPLGKLLQAQPLFFEDEADSTELQINSSQPVRVHLSDSFRALAGLSAAEAGRLERQWQNTGASGEDSDTTQLTIPISELLALLADNGDIFDLNWLEITPESNSDGAIFLAVSTRTRVRGDDGSRFGIQQSPWMETRLIVPQLIPESAAELTTPVQLFTPAPTGPETRTAEFPTLDDGRVRRDMRGNNQPLLLPEPTAGSQSRQTDEPASLLSESALKRRPLQQTGDPDDQGNTGIEPWQQRRRVEARQPDAFSNILRNLLEAFQHPASLAGLVITMMTMPAGGERGLRSLVLQSKLGRAIQLRRRNPELKAAWHLWLCPVSGTPVPLQLLIEHGRISLQSDQSHAPTSLLVTRDLDQQASLWRLICGSSHPGALLAEVSRMLERVLHHQEEELNWRSWLDHMARHRDPSANRDNRIQLQQLQQSLLLAQGIDQAMADALMVSELLNCQVQLGLMPSMT; this is encoded by the coding sequence ATGGCACTCACAAGCGATCCTCTGCAGACCGAGAGCAACTTCAGCGCCTCTGTTGATCTACAGGAGCCACTGACGTCACCGCTCAGCGAACCCATTGAGACAGCCAGCGATGTGATGAACACGCTGGGAGTTCTGGACAGCACACCTCCAGTCCGATCACCAGAGCAGTTCGATCAGCTGGATACAGCCATCGCGGCCCTTGGAGGAGAGATCACAACAACCACCGTCCCGGATCAACTGACAGGTCCCACGGAGGTCAGCACCCCCCCCCTTCTGCAATCAGCCATTGGCCAGGACGCGTTTCTGACCTATCAGCCGCTGGCGCTGCAACAGAGACTGGTGCTTGAAGACCGCCCCTTCAGCCTTGAGCTTCAGAGCCTGTTGCCGCAAGCGCAGAACGTGGAGCAGCTCCAGATCCTGAATCAGGCAGACGGTCAGCCCATCGACTGGCTGACTTACGAGTGGCGATTACCCGATGCCACCTTGGCAGAGAAGGTGGTGATTGAAGGCCTGTTCCAAGATCCCTTAGGCGATGGGATGCAGTTGGATGTGGTGGTCACAGACACGCGCCATGACGGCCTCGGCCTGATCGGCCTGGAGCTGGATCTGCTCTGGAAGTCCGATGCAGTGGAGCTGGAGCGAGTCAACCTCACACCATCACTGCCGCTGTTTCGTGATACAGGCACCCTCGATGCAGCAGCAGGAAGCCTGAGTGGGCTGGTTGCCGCAAGCCTGCCCAGCAGTGGCAACGGTGAAATTCTTGGCGACAACTGGCGAGAGAGCTTTGCGCAGCTCAACTATCGGCTGCTCGGCAATGGGACAGAAGGCCCCGATCTCACGATCATTCCCCGCAACTATCCCGCACGCGGGAACACCACCCTCTCTGCGGAACAGATAGTGGTGGTCGACAGTCAGAGCCGCCCCATTCCAGTGCTGTTCGGCCTGGCCCAGCAGGCACAGGTGGGTGAGCACCGACTGGTTCTACAAGCCATCGACAACGCAGGTCAAGCGTGGCAGCAGACGGTGGTTCTCAACGTTCTCAATGTCAATGATGCGCCCACGGCCATTGCGATGGAAGCGTTCGAGATCTTGGAGGACGAAGCCTTCACGATCAGCCTGGCTGATGCCTTCCAGGATGACGATGTCAGCGTAGGTGACAGCCTCAGGTATCAGCTGAGCAACGGATCTCCGGATTGGTTGGTGCTGGATGAACGAAGCGGCTTACTAAGCGGGCAACCGGGCAATGGCGAGGTGGGCAGCTGGCAGATCGGTGTGGAAGCCCGGGATCAGAGTGAAGCCACCACTGAGCAAACCGTGAAGCTTGTGGTGATCAACACCAACGATGCACCGCTCTGGAATGGTCAACCTCTGCCGGAGATCTGGGTTCGGCAGGACCGTCCGTTTGAGATCAGGCTGCCGGAGCAAAGCTTCAGCGATGTTGATGCCGGAGATCAGCTGCGCTACAGCTTGGATCTACAGGATGCTCAGCAGCTTGCTTCGATACTGACAATCGATGCAGGAAGTGGGACGATTAGCGGCCTGCTTCCAGCAAATGAAACAGGAGTGCTGAACCTTCAGCTGGTCGCAACGGATCTCGCCGGTGCGTCAGCCTCTGCGCCTCTGCGTCTGAGGGTGGTTGATCACGACTTTAACCGCAGCCCCTATCGGATTGGTCCAGAGCTGGAGCAGATCACCCTGCAGGAAGGCGAGACATTCCAATTGGAGATCAGCAATCTCTTTCAGGACGATGATATCCCAATTGGTGACCGTCTCAGGTTTGAGGTGGATGCTCCAAACTGGCTGCAATTCGATCCACAGCGCAACAGCCTGATCGGTAGCGCGGATAACGATGCCGTGGGCCGGCATGCCATCCGACTGCAGGCGATTGATCGAGCTGGATCCCTAGCGGAGAAGCGCTTCTTGCTGCAGGTTGAGAATAACAACCAGGCCCCCTTTCGCCTGGATGGTGCTTTTGACGAGCGCCCCATACTGGTGAGCAGCGATCTATGGCTGGATGCTAGGGATCTATTCGGAGATCTCGATCTAATTCATGGCGACGAACTCAGCTTCAGCCTCCAAACAAACCGCAAAAGCAATTTGGGCTTTGATCCTGGCACAGGTGAACTGAGGTTCTCACCAGATGAAAGCGATAAAGGCCTACACCGACTATTTCTCACCGCAACGGATCGCAGTGGTGCCAGCAGCCTTTACCAGCTGAACCTCGATGTCATCACGGCTGAGCAGGGGGGAGACATGGAGCCGACCTACAGTGAGGACAACCTGCTCAACATTCAATCCAACCTCTATCTCTCGGCGAGCGGCGAGAGCATCCGTCCGGAGCAGCTGGGGAGCCTGCCGGCTGGCAGCCAACTCTCCATGCGTGTGGAACTCACTGACCAGCGACAGAACAGCCTCAATCCAGGGGTCATCGGGCTTGATCTGGATCTGCGCTGGACAGGTCTGGAGCTGAAACAGCCAGCAGATCGTCCCTTGGAGGAATCGATCAGTGAGGTGTTCCCCCTGTTCCGGCAGGTGGATCGAAGCCGTCTAGATGAGAATCGCCTGCGTTTCAGCGCTGCCAGCCTGCCGGCACTGGGCCTGGGCGAAGCGCTCGGCGACCAACGCGCTGAGACATTTGTTGTCCTTGATTTTGAGCTCACGGATCCCACTGCTCCGATCCGCCTCGATCTGATGCTCAATCAGGAGACAGCGGGTGGACTGGGTCTCGCCCTGGCAGATGGCAGCGGTGGAGGAGGACAACTGGAGATCAAGTCGCTGAGCAGTCAAACGTTGATTGATCGATTGATTCGCCAGGGAGAGAACAGAGCAAAAAACATTCGCCTTCGAGATCTCATAGCCATGCTGAGCAACAACGTCAGGGCTAGCAGCTCATTCAGTGCGATAGCAACGACGAGCCCCATCAGGGAAGCAAACCCAAAGCCAAACCTGGCACCGCTGGTGATCGGAACCATTGGCAGCACTAGGCTGAAGGAGAAAAGCATCATCAGCCTGGATCTATCTGAGCTATTCGATGATCCCGACACAACACCATCACGTGGATCAACCTTGAGCTACAACCTCAAGGTACGTGGCGAGAGCCCAATACAAACCGAGCTGCTCAGCCAGCTACTAAGGATTGATCAATCAACTGAAACACCACGGCTGCTGCTCAAGACACCAGGTCTTCTAGAGATCTTGAGTGGCAATGTGGAAATCATTGCCAGCGACGGACAGCTGTCAACCAGCCAGAGTTTTGATCTGGAGCTGATCCCCTCAGCCGAGATGGTCAGCATCAATGCCAGCCCCCCCCGGCGCTATGACACGCAGGGTGAGTCCGTCCCGCTGGGAAAACTACTGCAGGCACAGCCTTTGTTCTTCGAGGACGAAGCGGATAGCACCGAACTCCAGATCAACAGCAGCCAACCGGTGCGAGTTCACCTCTCCGACAGCTTCCGGGCGCTAGCAGGCCTCTCCGCAGCTGAGGCTGGGCGGTTGGAGCGCCAGTGGCAGAACACGGGTGCATCGGGGGAAGACTCCGACACAACACAGCTGACGATTCCGATCTCCGAGCTACTTGCCCTGCTGGCAGACAACGGCGATATCTTTGACCTCAACTGGCTTGAGATCACCCCTGAATCCAACAGCGATGGTGCCATCTTCCTGGCGGTGTCCACCAGGACCAGGGTTCGCGGTGATGACGGCAGTCGCTTCGGCATCCAGCAAAGCCCATGGATGGAAACAAGGCTGATCGTGCCCCAACTGATCCCCGAATCAGCAGCAGAGTTAACCACTCCGGTGCAGCTGTTCACGCCAGCACCTACTGGACCAGAGACACGCACAGCCGAATTCCCGACCCTGGACGACGGAAGAGTGCGCCGCGACATGCGGGGGAACAACCAACCGCTGCTATTACCCGAGCCCACAGCAGGAAGCCAGTCCAGGCAGACGGATGAACCCGCATCTCTCCTGAGCGAGTCAGCCCTGAAGCGCCGACCCCTGCAGCAAACCGGAGATCCTGATGATCAGGGAAACACCGGGATCGAACCCTGGCAACAACGGCGGCGAGTGGAAGCGCGCCAACCCGATGCCTTCAGCAACATCCTGCGGAATCTGCTCGAGGCCTTCCAGCATCCGGCCAGCCTGGCGGGCCTGGTGATCACGATGATGACGATGCCTGCCGGTGGTGAGCGTGGTCTGCGCTCCCTGGTCCTCCAATCGAAACTAGGCCGGGCGATTCAGCTGCGGCGCCGCAATCCGGAGCTGAAAGCGGCATGGCATCTGTGGCTTTGCCCGGTTAGCGGCACTCCAGTGCCGCTGCAACTGCTGATCGAGCACGGCCGCATCAGCCTGCAGAGCGATCAGAGCCATGCGCCGACCAGCTTGCTGGTCACCCGTGATCTTGATCAGCAGGCTTCTCTCTGGCGGCTGATCTGCGGCAGTAGCCATCCAGGCGCGCTGCTGGCCGAGGTAAGCCGCATGCTCGAGCGCGTGCTCCACCACCAGGAGGAGGAGCTGAATTGGCGAAGCTGGCTGGATCACATGGCACGGCACCGCGATCCTTCCGCCAACCGTGACAACCGAATCCAACTGCAGCAGTTGCAGCAATCACTCTTGCTGGCCCAGGGCATTGATCAGGCCATGGCTGATGCCCTGATGGTGAGTGAACTCCTCAACTGCCAAGTGCAGCTGGGATTGATGCCCTCCATGACCTGA